One window of Dysidea avara chromosome 11, odDysAvar1.4, whole genome shotgun sequence genomic DNA carries:
- the LOC136237976 gene encoding uncharacterized protein, protein MQKKMDAQPVTSTMEVKLKVQALSSLKKIPKLNERKIHLNLLRLFNRLIIIAQRDMTIEASLEYELTPLPLSLFSSKDHKINKANEAIFSNTSLEILTDPLDLTDQPCSSLVVDGGWLLYMVKWEQGHTWQEITDSYVSYVQYLGRYSQKITVVFDGYSSSPKDHDHIRRTKNSCCDVQIRPNMMHLTPRAKFLDNTHNKSEIIHLLSSAFQKHQITVELCDNDADTSIVKAALTAAKDDFVEVQAEDADVLIMLIHHSSYTNHPLFFTTSKDSYDVRRIQESLSERQRRYLLFCHVFTGCDTVSAIASHGKTTLFDRFCAGDIDEHMDTFLDVHTG, encoded by the exons ATGCAGAAGAAGATGGATGCACAGCCAGTAACCTCAACCATGGAAGTGAAGCTCAAGGTACAGGCCTTATCATCACTCAAAAAGATTCCGAAGCTCAATGAGAGGAAGATTCACCTTAACTTGCTTAGGTTGTTCAACCGACTGATAATTATCGCTCAACGAGATATGACAATTGAGGCAAGCTTAGAGTATGAACTGACTCCCCTGCCTTTGTCCTTGTTCAGTAGCAAAGATCATAAAATTAACAAGGCAAACGAAGCAATTTTTTCCAACACTAGCCTGGAAATATTGACTGACCCACTCGACCTCACTGACCAACCTTGCTCCAGTCTGGTAGTGGATGGTGGATGGCTTCTTTACATGGTGAAGTGGGAACAAGGCCATACTTGGCAGGAGATTACTGACAGTTATGTGAGCTACGTACAGTATCTTGGCAGGTACTCTCAGAAGATCACCGTGGTGTTTGATGGCTACAGCAGCTCACCTAAAGATCATGATCACATTAGACGTACAAAGAACTCCTGCTGTGATGTACAGATTCGACCGAATATGATGCATTTGACACCAAGGGCAAAGTTCCTAGACAACACTCATAATAAGAGTGAAATCATCCATCTCCTCTCTTCAGCATTCCAGAAACATCAGATCACTGTAGAGCTGTGTGATAATGATGCTGACACTTCAATTGTGAAGGCTGCATTGACTGCTGCTAAGGATGACTTCGTTGAG GTGCAGGCAGAAGATGCTGATGTGCTAATAATGCTAATACACCATAGTTCATACACCAATCATCCACTCTtctttaccacatcaaaggattCTTATGATGTCAGGAGAATCCAAGAATCTCTGTCTGAAAGACAGAGGCGCTACCTGCTATTTTGTCATGTCTTTACTGGTTGTGATACTGTTTCTGCCATTGCCAGCCATGGGAAAACCACTCTATTTGACAGGTTTTGTGCTGGGGACATTGATGAACACATGGACACCTTCCTTGATGTACATACAGGCTAG